Proteins co-encoded in one Papaver somniferum cultivar HN1 chromosome 5, ASM357369v1, whole genome shotgun sequence genomic window:
- the LOC113279377 gene encoding protein FAR1-RELATED SEQUENCE 5-like, which yields MNGNELESEEPEKSGNVLDDDSNHDDQIVEPKLGMMFESADELFEFYNNYAYRKGFSIKKRTCKKKNGVLVHVSYTCSKEGKNITASNTLLNLPPTQRTGCKAKISSRLCADDKWMISIISLQHNHLNSPSKARHLRGHKRIITTTKKIVLLNDKAGIRMCKTYGALAVEGGGYENLPYDEKTLRNMIAREKILELGEGDATALLDHFTNMQNKDPNFFYRLDIYGEGRLKNVFWDDNRCREAYKKFGEVVTFDTTYLTNKYDMPFAPFVGVNHHGQSILLGCGLLSNEEKETFAWLFKAWLDCMNGIAPGGIITDQSGAMKIAIELVFKDTKHRWCLWHIMKKIPENLRRHDNYVRIKSRMKKAIYDSQCPVEFEERWSEMLEKYESLKQNKWLRKLYREKDRWVPCFVKTTFWAGMSTTQRSESMNAFFDGYVH from the coding sequence ATGAATGGAAACGAATTGGAGAGTGAGGAACCTGAAAAGTCTGGCAATGTATTGGATGATGATAGTAACCATGATGATCAAATAGTAGAGCCGAAACTTGGTATGATGTTTGAAAGTGCTGATGAATTATTTGAATTTTATAATAACTATGCATACAGGAAAGGATTTTCTATTAAGAAACGAACatgtaaaaagaaaaatggagTACTAGTACATGTAAGTTATACTTGTTCCAAAGAGGGGAAGAATATTACAGCTTCAAACACTCTGTTAAATCTCCCTCCAACACAAAGGACTGGTTGCAAAGCCAAAATATCATCGAGATTGTGTGCAGATGATAAATGGATGATTAGCATTATTTCTCTTCAACATAACCATTTGAACAGTCCATCAAAAGCTCGACATTTGAGAGGCCACAAAAGAATCATCACGACAACAAAGAAAATAGTCTTATTAAACGACAAAGCAGGAATCAGGATGTGTAAGACCTATGGTGCATTAGCGGTTGAAGGTGGTGGCTATGAAAACCTCCCATATGATGAAAAAACTCTAAGGAACATGATTGCTAGAGAAAAAATTTTAGAACTTGGAGAAGGAGATGCTACAGCACTTTTGGATCACTTTACAAACATGCAAAATAAGGATCCAAATTTCTTCTACAGGCTGGACATATATGGAGAAGGccgtttgaaaaatgtgttttgGGATGATAACAGATGTAGAGAAGCTTACAAAAAATTTGGTGAAGTTGTCACCTTCGACACCACATACTTGACAAACAAGTATGACATGCCTTTTGCTCCATTTGTTGGGGTTAATCATCACGGACAATCAATTTTACTTGGTTGTGGGTTGCTTTCTAATGAGGAGAAAGAAACTTTTGCTTGGTTATTCAAAGCGTGGCTCGATTGTATGAATGGAATTGCTCCAGGTGGTATAATTACAGACCAATCTGGTGCTATGAAAATTGCCATTGAGCTAGTTTTCAAGGATACCAAGCATCGATGGTGTTTGTGGCATATAATGAAGAAAATACCAGAAAATCTAAGGAGGCATGATAACTACGTAAGGATTAAATCTAGGATGAAAAAAGCTATCTATGATTCACAGTGTCCTGTTGAATTTGAAGAACGTTGGAGTGAAATGTTGGAAAAGTATGAAAGCTTGAAACAAAATAAATGGTTGAGAAAACTATACAGGGAGAAAGATCGATGGGTACCTTGTTTTGTGAAGACCACATTTTGGGCTGGGATGTCCACTACACAACGATCTGAGAGTATGAATGCATTTTTCGACGGGTATGTTCATTAA
- the LOC113279376 gene encoding protein FAR1-RELATED SEQUENCE 5-like, translating into MDVNDGEPQTENDNFGDTSEEFYHMTFNSFEEARDSYIEYGRNNGFDVRIRSTNKTRVRVDQVTSDHFVCSREGQKTNDTAQGINKKLRNTNTIQCGCKAEMRVLYSEILGKWRVTKFIDEHNHKFVSPEKRIRLRENRYMPEAAKI; encoded by the coding sequence ATGGATGTCAACGATGGTGAGCCCCAAACTGAGAACGACAACTTCGGTGACACAAGCGAAGAATTTTACCACATGACATTTAATTCATTTGAAGAAGCAAGGGACAGTTATATTGAGTACGGAAGAAATAATGGTTTCGACGTGCGGATTCGCTCTACAAACAAGACTCGTGTAAGAGTTGATCAAGTGACATCGGATCATTTTGTGTGTTCTCGGGAAGGACAAAAGACAAATGATACAGCACAGGGAATCAACAAAAAACTTAGAAATACAAATACCATCCAATGTGGGTGTAAAGCAGAGATGCGGGTGCTATACAGCGAAATCCTTGGTAAATGGAGAGTAACAAAATTTATAGATGAACACAACCATAAGTTTGTTAGTCCTGAGAAGCGGATTCGGTTACGGGAAAATCGATACATGCCAGAAGCTGCAAAGATTTAA